CCGGGAGCCCCGCGCGGGCTACACCACGCCGATAGCCGTGCCCCTGCCCCACGGCCTGCTCAACGCCGTGGGCCTATCCAACCCGGGGCTCGAGGGCCTAAGGGGCCTCGTCCAGGCAGCCCGGGGGCTCGGCAAGCCGGTGATAGTGAGCATAGCCGGCTCGACGCCCCGGGAGTTCGCCGAGCTAGCAGCAGCCGCGGAGGAGGCCGGTGCGGCCGCCGTGGAGCTGAACCTTAGCTGCCCCCACGCGCGGGGCAGGGGCCTAGAGCTCGGCATGGACCCCGCCACGGTGGGCGAGATAGTCGAGGCCGTAGCCTCCACGGTCAGGGTGCCGGTGCTGGCCAAGCTGGGGCTGGTTGACCGCCTAGTGGAGGCCGCGGGCAGGGCCCTCGGGGCTGGCGCCCGGGGCTTGGTGCTCATTAACACGCTCCGCGCCATGGCTATAGACGTCTACGCTATGAGGCCCGTGCTCGGCAACAGGGTAGGCGGCCTCTCCGGGCCCGCGATACACCCGGTAGCGGTGCGCGCCGTCTACGAGGTCTACCGGGAACACGGCTGCGACATAGTAGGCGTCGGCGGCGTCGAAGACTGGCGCACCGCGGCCGAGCTGATACTGGCCGGGGCGCGGGCAGTCCAGGTGGGCACAGCCATAGTCACCCGGGGCGAGCACGTGATAGGGGAGATAGTCGAGGGCCTCAAAGGCTACCTAGCCGAGGTCGGCGCAAAGACCATAGAGGAGCTAGTAGGAGCAGCCCACCGGCATTGACGCTAGAGCCGCCGCTAGCTTGAGAAGCACGTTCACTCGGTGCCCAGCCCGCCCCAGTAGCCATAGACGCCGCCGGGGCTTGGGCTCCCAGCCCTCCGCCTCGCCTGCCCCCTGATGCTCCTCGCGCCCAGCGCTATGGCGGAGGAGTAGAGCACCGAGACCAGCGAGTAGACGTAGAACCCCGCAGCACCGCCGCCGGCAGCCACAGCGCCCACCGCCAGGACTATGGCTACGAGCCATAGGACCACCCCTACCCTCACCAGGGCCCCGCCGGGCTCGCCGCCTAGCCTCCAGAGCGCCCAGAGCAGCATAGCAGCCGCCACAACGCCCAGCAGGACACCCACCACGTAGAAGACGGCAGCCAGGGGCACCAGGTCCAGGGACCCCGAGGCGAGCACAGCGAGCGAGACAGCAACCCCGGCAACGAGGGACAACACGCCAAGCAGAGCAGCTACGGCGCCGTACACCCCCACGCGGTACCCTTCGTCGTACCTCCTCAGCGCGCTAAACCCCCGGTAGAGGAAGTAGATGGAGACAAACGCTGCAGCCAAGGGCACAGCCACGGTGAGCACAATCCACAGCAGGAAACCGGGCTAGCATACCCACGAGCCGCTACGAACGCCTCAGCCACGATAGGGTGGGGAGGCGGCGCCGCCAGGCCCAGGAGACTCGCCGTAGCGCTCACCAGGTAGGCCCGGTAAACATAGCCGGCACCAGCCACAAGCCCCTCCAAGCCACCAGCCCCACCAGCAACACACCCCGCAACAGCTACATAGAGACAACCAACAACCCACAGCTATAAACACCCACCCCAATATATCCAACACCATTCTTTCCCACCACGTGTTTGCCCAGCCGGCGCTCCGTTCCGGAACCTTTCAGCTCCACATTCAAGTCCATGGGAACACACAATAGCTGGAGTTGAAAGCCGCCGTGAGAACACACCCAGCCCTAATAAGTCTTCATGGGAACAGGGCTCATGGAGACGCCGTGTCCGATCACCGCGGAATTGAGACTGTTCCCAAGGACAAGAAAAGCATAAATATCGGACAAGTAGGCAGATATAGACCGGATGTGTAGAATCCCCAATAGGGAACCATGCATTCCACATAGCGAATAACTCAATAGAGAATTGTAAGATCGGGGAGTTACCGGCACCAGTCATCAAGGTCCCATATTCGGAATAACTCAATAGAGAATTGTAAGCTCTCCCTGGCTCTGGCGGCAGGCGTTTAGCCTTTGTGCCATTTGAATAACTCAATAGAGAATTGTAAGCTATACTAGAAGCCACGGGGTCGGCTGCTCCCACTCGGAGTCGGAATAACTCAATAGAGAATTGTAAGTCGACTGTGACTACGACTATGTGCTTGCCTGCGGGGAAGTTGTGAATAACTCAATAGAGAATTGTAAGTGGTCTATGTTGTTACGAGCGATGACCGGGGGAACCGTGAATAACTCAATAGAGAATTGTAAGGCCCTGTTGCTCCACCTCTCCGCGAGCCCCATCCTCTCCATGCTTACAATTGAATAACTCAATAGAGAATTGTAAGAGGCCTTGTATCGGCATCCTCACGACCATGCTATCACCTCTTCCTCAGGAATAACTCAATAGAGAATTGTAAGCTTGATGAAGTCGTGGACCTGCTCGCCTGTCAGCACAGTGCACTGAATAACTCAATAGAGAATTGTAAGCTCTCTCGGGCCCGTCCTGCCCGCGTATCGTAGTCCCGTGGATAACGAGGAGAATAACTCAATAGAGAATTGTAAGTCACGTATATAGTGCTGAGGTCCTGGACAAATGTCTGTATCAGAATAACTCAATAGAGAATTGTAAGTTACCCTGTAGAGCCCGCGGCCCACCTTCTCGAAGACGCCGCGAATAACTCAATAGAGAATTGTAAGGCTGATTCTCCGTGCTAGCCGCAGGCGGCGCCGCCTAAAGGAGAGAATAACTCAATAGAGAATTGTAAGGCTGGTACTGGGCGAAGCGGGACGCGGCGTCCCTCAGCGCCTTGGAATAACTCAATAGAGAATTGTAAGTAAGGAACCACGTCAAACGCCTCCTCGAGGAAGGCACACCGCCCTGGAATAACTCAATAGAGAATTGTAAGACAAGCATCGTAGCCGTCAGCATGGGGTCGCTCGTCCTACTAAGAATAACTCAATAGAGAATTGTAAGGACGGTGAGTAGGATGGGGCCGTTACGGACGCGAGGGCCATCCATAGCTCGGTGGAAATTGTAGGACGGGAGAGTGCTGCTCCGTGTACACGTCTGTGCCGGAAGCTTATCGTGGGTGATGGCCGGCGTGTATGCGCAGCGTGGCTTAGTGTGGTGCTAGGCCTCGGGTGTGCTGGCTGCGTGGTTTTCGAGGAGTAGCTCGAGGTAGGATTTGTAGACTCGTTCCCGGGTGGCTACGCCGAGCTTCTCCAGGGCCTCCTCTATAGCCTTTGACGCCTCTTCTGGGCCGCCGGGGCCCCGGTACTCTGCCTCGAGGAAGCAGCCGAGGCCCTCCACGCGGTCGAGCGAGACAGCCACGTCGCCGAGCCGGTAGTAGATGCGGTGCTTCCTCACCGTCGCGGCGGGGCGGAACCCGAGGGCCTCGAGGATGCGCGCCGCCTCCCCGGGGTCGGCGACCGCGGTGGTGTACTCTGCGCGGGCCTTAGAGCCGCCGATTATCCTCTTGGGCCCCTTGTAGGTCATCTCGGCCCTACCGCCGACGATGCGGAGCCTAAGCGCCTCGTCGGTCTCCGCGAAGTCGCGGCACGGGTGCCGGAAGTACGTGTCCTCCTCCACAACCTCCCCCTCGAGCCAGGCGCCCAGCTCCTCTAGCCGCCTGCGGACCCTCTCTAGCTCCCGGCAACTGGCTAGCCGGAGCTTAGCCTCGACCTCTACGCCTCCCCCGGCCATGCCTCGTCCCTGCCCAGGAGCGGCCCATGAGTTGTGGCAAATAGCTCCTGCCCAGCGCCTGGGCCCCGTGCCCGCTGCATCCACACATCTGCATGGCGGGCGCCACGCCGCCGAGGCCCTGGCCCCCGGGGGCTCTGTGTAACCGTGGTTATATAGCCGCGGTTATATAGTGGATGTTACGTGGTGTACCCCGGGGCACCAGGCGGAGCTGCTTGCCCACTATCAACGGGGCTCGATTATTATAGATTCCACCGGCCCTTTCCTCCTGGGGGCTAGCTGCCTCCCCCTCGTCCCCTCTGGTGTATGGGTATTGAGGCTGCTCGAGTACGAGGCTAAGGAGATACTCTCGGGGCTCGGCGTCCCCGTGCCCCGTGGCGTCGTGGTGGAGCAGGGCGACGACGTCGCCGAGAAGATCCGGGGCGCTGGGCTGCAGCCACCCCTTGTCGTGAAGAGCCAGGTGCCTGTTGGGGGCCGTGGCCGGGCTGGCGGCGTAGTGTTCGCCCCGGGTATCGGGGCGGCCGTGGAGGCCGCTGGGAGGCTCTTCGCTACGCCGGTCCGGGGGCTGCTGCCGCGCCGTGTCCTGGTAGAGGAGGCCGTAGAGCACACGCTGGAGCTCTACCTGGCTGTGGTGCTGGACCGGGCTGCTAGGAGGCCTGTGCTCATAGCCTCGCGGATGGGCGGCGTCGAGGTGGAGGAGGCCGCCAAGAAGAACCCTGGGGCGATCATCAGGGCTGCTGTCGATCCCTGGCTGGGGCTCCGGGGCTACGTGGCGCGGCGCGCCGGGCTCGCGCTGGGGCTGCGCGGCCGCCTGCTCCGCGGCTTCGAGGCCGTGGCCCTCGCGCTATACCGGGCCTGGGAGACGCTCGGCGCCGAGCTCGTGGAGGTGAACCCGCTAGCCGTGGCGGGGGACCGGCTCGTAGCGCTCGACGCCAAGATAGTCGTGGACGATAACGCGCTGAG
The window above is part of the Pyrodictium abyssi genome. Proteins encoded here:
- the cyaB gene encoding class IV adenylate cyclase, with translation MAGGGVEVEAKLRLASCRELERVRRRLEELGAWLEGEVVEEDTYFRHPCRDFAETDEALRLRIVGGRAEMTYKGPKRIIGGSKARAEYTTAVADPGEAARILEALGFRPAATVRKHRIYYRLGDVAVSLDRVEGLGCFLEAEYRGPGGPEEASKAIEEALEKLGVATRERVYKSYLELLLENHAASTPEA
- the pyrD gene encoding dihydroorotate dehydrogenase PyrD gives rise to the protein MLSVRVAGLELEHPVMNASGVLGSSPEALERLARAGASALVTKSFTREPRAGYTTPIAVPLPHGLLNAVGLSNPGLEGLRGLVQAARGLGKPVIVSIAGSTPREFAELAAAAEEAGAAAVELNLSCPHARGRGLELGMDPATVGEIVEAVASTVRVPVLAKLGLVDRLVEAAGRALGAGARGLVLINTLRAMAIDVYAMRPVLGNRVGGLSGPAIHPVAVRAVYEVYREHGCDIVGVGGVEDWRTAAELILAGARAVQVGTAIVTRGEHVIGEIVEGLKGYLAEVGAKTIEELVGAAHRH
- a CDS encoding succinate--CoA ligase subunit beta; its protein translation is MRLLEYEAKEILSGLGVPVPRGVVVEQGDDVAEKIRGAGLQPPLVVKSQVPVGGRGRAGGVVFAPGIGAAVEAAGRLFATPVRGLLPRRVLVEEAVEHTLELYLAVVLDRAARRPVLIASRMGGVEVEEAAKKNPGAIIRAAVDPWLGLRGYVARRAGLALGLRGRLLRGFEAVALALYRAWETLGAELVEVNPLAVAGDRLVALDAKIVVDDNALSRHPGLGGRGDVGEYTGLEAQARRLGLPLVELGQEGVAVVGNGAGMTMATMDLVYERGGQPSVFLDIGGGASADRVRAALGLLAGHQASRSILVNIFGGITRCDEVARGIASAVEEHGSPKPLVVRLAGTMAEEGRRILARAGVEAYSDPVEAVDRAVELAREG